Proteins co-encoded in one Flavobacterium fluviale genomic window:
- a CDS encoding sugar phosphate isomerase/epimerase family protein, translating into MKLKKHLLIAFLVVLSTTFNSCATAQSSNKKQKYKVAVCDWMILKRQKLGAFGLAAEIKADGIELDMGGLGNRPTFDSKLGDPVERQKFLDKSKETGVGISSIAMSGFYAQSFATREITPMITDCIQAMKNMKVKVAYLPLGTQTDLVKNPELRPEVIKRLQWAGKEVGKIGGVIAIETSLSATEEKKLLDEVGSKYIKSSFNFANAVDNGRDISSELKILGKKYLAQIHASNTDQFWLENDKAIDMPKIKQTLDEMKWSGWLIVERSRDVTQVHNVKANYGANVAYLKKIFQN; encoded by the coding sequence ATGAAATTAAAAAAACATTTATTAATTGCCTTCCTTGTTGTTCTGTCAACAACATTCAACAGTTGTGCAACAGCTCAGTCTTCCAATAAAAAACAAAAATACAAAGTAGCAGTTTGCGACTGGATGATTTTAAAAAGACAAAAACTAGGCGCTTTTGGTTTGGCGGCTGAAATAAAAGCAGACGGAATCGAACTGGATATGGGAGGTTTAGGAAACCGACCAACTTTTGACAGCAAATTAGGCGATCCAGTTGAGAGACAAAAATTCTTAGATAAATCGAAAGAAACTGGAGTTGGAATCAGTTCTATTGCGATGTCTGGATTTTATGCGCAGTCATTTGCCACAAGAGAAATCACGCCAATGATTACGGATTGTATTCAAGCTATGAAAAATATGAAAGTTAAAGTGGCCTATCTTCCGTTAGGAACTCAAACTGATTTGGTTAAGAATCCAGAATTACGTCCAGAAGTGATCAAGAGATTGCAGTGGGCAGGAAAAGAAGTGGGGAAAATTGGTGGAGTTATCGCTATTGAAACTTCTTTGAGTGCTACAGAAGAGAAAAAACTTTTAGACGAAGTCGGTTCAAAATATATTAAAAGCTCTTTCAATTTTGCCAATGCAGTTGACAATGGCAGAGATATTTCATCAGAATTAAAAATCTTAGGAAAGAAATATTTAGCACAGATTCATGCATCAAACACCGATCAGTTTTGGTTAGAAAACGATAAAGCGATCGATATGCCGAAAATCAAACAGACATTAGACGAAATGAAATGGAGCGGATGGCTGATTGTAGAACGTTCTCGTGACGTGACACAAGTGCACAATGTAAAAGCCAATTACGGAGCCAACGTAGCTTATTTGAAAAAGATTTTCCAGAATTAA
- a CDS encoding alpha-d-galacturonidase, which yields MERINYNTMKYLQLLFLCFYVSFATAQNITVVSDPSSPRAKFGAEKLSEILTAKGFSVTSSDKFKKSKDKVIVIGEKGTDFWKKNAKSAKIDDSKLTKKEGFQIRTQNNIIYILGTDASGALYGALELADRIKSSGKLPSEINLDDSPEMVLRGACIGMQKPVYLPGRDVYEYPYTPETFPWFYDKALWIKYLDMLVENRMNSLYLWNGHPFASLVKLKEYPFAVEVSDEDFKKNEEIYKFLTVEANKRGIWVIQMFYNIIVSKPFAEHYNIKTQDRSRPITPLLSDYTRKSIAAFIEKYPNVGLMVCLGEAINTVDDDVEWFTKTIIPGVRDGLQALGKTEEPPIILRSHDTDGPLVMEKSLPLYKNLYTESKYTGESLTTYTPGGPWGETHKQLSALKSIHIENVHILANLEPFRYGSPDFIQKTVKAMHSVHGANALHLYPQASYWDWPYSADKTKSGERLLEMDRDWIWYKAWARYAWDSKRDRNEEVKFWDNDLATKFGTSQEAANNILKAYEETGEIAPKTLRRFGITEGNRQTLLLGMFESQLVNPSKWRVYPGFHESCGPAGELLLEYAKKEWNKEPHSGELPTQIIAEITEHGRLAVEAIDKAEASVTKDKEEFARLKNDMHAYKAFADFFSEKVKAALLVLRYSYSNDINDLDKAMPHLEKSIEYYELLVNLTKDTYYYANSMQTAQRRIPIGGDDGNNKTWAELLPHYERELANFKRNLEKLKASKDGKIETKEGKPWKTAEVTFIDEKPGTYLVKTGTKVYGTDISELTKIAPELQNLRGFTFVENDQNEKGTHLKFRNTKAVKLVVGYFNSDQKRFLLPPSLETDAAGNAHGQAEVILASAMNLKDLPRVNIHTYTFQPGENKLDLGKGKVLILGFIDADQNITPRDVGYIDAGEKAAIDWLFY from the coding sequence ATGGAAAGAATAAATTATAATACCATGAAATATTTACAATTACTTTTTTTATGTTTTTATGTCTCTTTCGCGACAGCGCAGAACATCACAGTCGTGAGTGATCCGAGCTCGCCGAGAGCAAAATTTGGCGCAGAGAAATTATCTGAAATACTTACAGCAAAAGGTTTCAGCGTAACTTCTTCTGATAAATTCAAAAAATCAAAAGATAAAGTAATTGTTATCGGTGAAAAAGGAACTGATTTCTGGAAAAAAAATGCAAAAAGTGCCAAAATCGATGATAGTAAACTGACTAAAAAAGAAGGTTTTCAGATTCGTACTCAAAATAATATTATTTATATTCTAGGAACAGATGCTTCTGGAGCTTTGTATGGCGCTTTAGAATTAGCAGACCGTATTAAAAGTTCAGGAAAACTTCCGTCAGAAATTAATTTGGATGACAGTCCGGAAATGGTTTTAAGAGGAGCTTGCATCGGAATGCAGAAACCCGTTTATCTTCCGGGCCGTGATGTTTACGAATATCCGTATACACCAGAAACTTTTCCTTGGTTTTATGATAAAGCTTTATGGATAAAATATCTAGATATGCTGGTTGAAAACCGCATGAATTCTTTGTATTTATGGAACGGACATCCGTTTGCTTCCTTAGTGAAATTAAAAGAGTATCCGTTTGCTGTAGAAGTAAGTGATGAAGATTTCAAAAAGAACGAAGAAATATATAAATTCTTAACGGTAGAAGCCAACAAAAGAGGAATCTGGGTAATTCAGATGTTTTATAATATTATTGTTTCTAAGCCTTTTGCAGAACATTACAACATTAAAACACAAGATCGTTCGCGTCCGATTACGCCTTTGCTTTCAGATTATACCAGAAAATCTATCGCTGCTTTTATCGAAAAATATCCAAATGTTGGATTAATGGTTTGTTTGGGAGAAGCAATTAATACGGTTGATGACGATGTGGAATGGTTCACAAAAACAATTATTCCAGGCGTTCGTGATGGTTTACAAGCATTAGGAAAAACAGAGGAACCGCCAATTATTCTGCGTTCTCATGATACAGATGGGCCTTTGGTAATGGAAAAATCACTTCCGTTATACAAAAACTTATATACAGAAAGTAAATATACAGGAGAATCTTTAACGACTTATACGCCGGGCGGACCTTGGGGCGAAACGCATAAACAATTGAGCGCTTTAAAATCGATTCATATTGAAAATGTGCATATTTTGGCCAACTTAGAACCTTTCAGATACGGTTCGCCGGATTTTATACAGAAAACAGTAAAAGCGATGCACAGCGTTCACGGAGCCAATGCATTACACTTGTATCCGCAGGCATCGTATTGGGATTGGCCGTATTCGGCAGATAAAACTAAATCAGGTGAGCGTTTACTAGAAATGGATCGTGACTGGATTTGGTACAAAGCATGGGCAAGATATGCTTGGGATAGCAAAAGAGACCGAAATGAAGAGGTGAAATTCTGGGATAATGATTTAGCTACCAAATTTGGAACTAGTCAGGAAGCTGCCAATAACATCTTAAAAGCATACGAAGAAACAGGAGAAATCGCTCCAAAAACATTAAGACGTTTCGGAATTACCGAAGGAAACCGTCAAACCTTATTATTAGGAATGTTCGAAAGCCAGTTGGTAAATCCGTCGAAATGGCGTGTGTATCCTGGATTCCACGAATCTTGTGGACCAGCAGGCGAATTGCTTTTAGAATATGCTAAAAAGGAATGGAATAAAGAACCACATTCTGGCGAACTTCCAACTCAGATTATTGCCGAAATCACAGAACACGGAAGATTAGCAGTTGAAGCCATCGACAAAGCCGAAGCAAGCGTAACCAAAGACAAAGAAGAATTTGCACGTCTTAAAAACGATATGCATGCTTACAAAGCTTTCGCTGATTTCTTCTCAGAGAAAGTAAAAGCAGCTTTATTGGTTTTAAGATACAGTTATTCAAATGATATCAATGATTTAGACAAAGCAATGCCTCATTTAGAGAAAAGCATCGAATACTATGAGTTATTGGTAAACCTGACAAAAGATACTTACTATTATGCCAACAGTATGCAAACCGCTCAACGCCGAATTCCGATTGGAGGCGATGACGGAAATAACAAAACTTGGGCTGAATTATTGCCTCATTACGAGCGTGAATTGGCGAATTTCAAAAGAAATCTAGAGAAATTAAAAGCTTCAAAAGACGGTAAAATTGAAACCAAAGAAGGAAAACCTTGGAAAACGGCAGAAGTTACTTTCATCGATGAAAAACCGGGAACGTATTTAGTTAAAACCGGAACAAAAGTTTACGGAACCGATATTTCTGAATTAACCAAAATCGCTCCTGAACTTCAAAACTTAAGAGGATTTACGTTTGTAGAAAACGACCAAAACGAAAAAGGAACACATTTGAAGTTTAGAAACACAAAAGCGGTTAAATTAGTGGTTGGTTATTTCAATTCAGATCAAAAGAGATTTTTGTTACCGCCAAGTTTAGAAACGGATGCAGCAGGAAATGCGCACGGTCAGGCCGAAGTTATTTTAGCAAGCGCCATGAATTTAAAAGATTTACCGCGTGTAAACATTCATACGTATACTTTTCAACCGGGCGAAAATAAATTAGATTTAGGAAAAGGAAAAGTATTGATTTTAGGCTTTATAGACGCAGATCAAAACATCACACCGCGCGATGTTGGATATATTGATGCAGGAGAGAAAGCAGCTATTGACTGGTTGTTTTATTAA
- a CDS encoding sialidase family protein — translation MKITKLAFVLFGLFLLGSCKSALEKKTWKEGILVDQFIYDKAPYPSCHAVTIVEATNGDLVASWFGGTHERHPDVCIYVAIKPKGSDTWNEGVKVADGVMKEGPRLPTWNPVLYQIPGGDLMLFYKIGPKPSEWWGVIRTSSDGGKTWSEAKKMPDGFLGPIKNKPVLLSNGTLLCPSSIEGDGWRLRMESTPDFGKTWVMGDTLPRGKQKINAIQPSILFHKDGGIQAIGRTRNRAIFSTFSKDNGKTWSDIELIGLPNNNSGTDAVTLKNGKHLLVYNHVLPPGKEAKGPRTPLNVSISDDGINWKAALVLEDSKISQYSYPSMIQSSDGMVHIVYTWRREKLKYVKIDPTKLKALPIKNGIWPGEEGKVVTAVKAEEE, via the coding sequence ATGAAGATAACAAAATTAGCATTTGTCTTGTTTGGACTTTTCCTTTTAGGAAGCTGTAAATCGGCTTTAGAGAAAAAGACTTGGAAAGAAGGAATTTTAGTAGATCAGTTTATTTACGATAAAGCGCCTTATCCGTCTTGCCACGCTGTTACAATTGTCGAAGCTACAAATGGTGATTTAGTTGCTTCTTGGTTCGGTGGAACTCACGAAAGACATCCTGATGTTTGTATTTATGTCGCGATTAAACCTAAAGGAAGCGATACTTGGAATGAAGGCGTAAAAGTTGCAGATGGAGTAATGAAAGAAGGTCCGAGATTACCAACATGGAATCCGGTTTTATATCAAATTCCAGGTGGTGATTTAATGCTTTTCTACAAAATCGGACCAAAGCCATCAGAATGGTGGGGCGTAATCAGAACTTCATCTGACGGCGGAAAAACATGGTCTGAGGCAAAAAAAATGCCTGATGGTTTCTTAGGGCCAATCAAAAATAAACCGGTTTTATTGAGCAACGGAACTTTATTATGTCCGTCAAGTATCGAAGGCGACGGCTGGAGATTGCGTATGGAATCAACTCCTGATTTCGGAAAAACTTGGGTAATGGGCGATACGCTTCCAAGAGGAAAACAAAAAATCAATGCGATTCAGCCCAGTATTTTATTTCATAAAGACGGAGGTATTCAGGCCATCGGAAGAACCAGAAACAGAGCTATTTTCAGCACTTTCTCAAAAGACAACGGAAAAACTTGGTCTGATATTGAGTTAATCGGACTTCCAAATAACAACTCAGGAACAGATGCCGTAACTCTAAAAAACGGTAAACATTTACTAGTTTACAATCATGTTCTTCCTCCAGGGAAAGAAGCAAAAGGCCCAAGAACGCCTTTAAATGTTTCGATTTCGGATGACGGAATTAACTGGAAAGCTGCTTTGGTTTTAGAAGATTCAAAAATCAGCCAGTATTCGTATCCTTCTATGATCCAAAGTTCTGATGGAATGGTGCATATCGTATACACTTGGAGAAGAGAAAAACTGAAATATGTAAAAATCGATCCAACGAAGTTAAAAGCACTTCCAATCAAAAACGGAATTTGGCCAGGCGAAGAAGGAAAAGTGGTAACGGCTGTTAAGGCTGAAGAAGAGTAA
- a CDS encoding glycoside hydrolase family 78 protein, with protein MKKFFLHLTIILSLFTLSVKAQNKMSVVDLKCEMLTNPEGIDVLQPRLSWKIKANVNDVKQTHYQILAASTLEKLNAENGDLWDSGKVQSDESVNVIYNGKKLKDRQDVYWKVIISTNKGEVKSAETAHFSIGILTYADWKSTRWIGYEKTSPGDSISQYSRLSARYLRKEIDLKKKVKNAKVYIMGMGLYELYINGNKIGDQVLAPVPTDYTKNVKYNVFDVTSQLKEGKNALGTILGNGRFFTMRQDYKPYKIKTFGYPKMALQLFVEYTDGSKDVIRTDDTWKITTDGPILSNNEYDGEEYDARKEMKGWNTINFNDKKWLSAEYVQEPGGFYEGQMSANMKIKREVKPISIKQTPKGTYILDMGQNMVGWLQLKVKGNAGDKITMKFAESLQPDGSLYIANLRDAKTTDIYTLKGEGEEVWEPRFIFHGFRFVEISGFKTKPTLENFVGKVVYDDIATTGTFDSSNPIMNQIFKNAWWGISGNYKGMPIDCPQRNERQPWLGDRTTGAYGESFLFDNQTLYAKWLDDIKNAQTIDGGIPDVAPAFWRYYGDNVTWPGTYITVADMLYQQFGDKKVIEKQYPSMKKWMDYMEENYLVDDIMTKDKYGDWCVPPESLELIRSKDPARLTDGELISSAFFYQLLNTMKKFAVIANAEKDIAHYEDLASRIKKAFNAKYFNTSKNNYANNTVTANLLPLTFGMVPEELQQKVFENLVHEVEVTKNGHVSTGVIGTQFLMRTLTNFGRGDLAFKLASNKTYPSWGYMVENGATTIWELWNGNTADPAMNSQNHVMLLGDLLIWYYENMAGIKSNPETPGFKQIIMKPDFNAGLTYVNASYESIYGLIKSNWKKDKKALVWNVTIPENTSAVLYLPTTDISAVFINKQKLDKTSHAFSIEKNQIIVTLSSGNFAINVK; from the coding sequence ATGAAAAAGTTTTTTTTACATCTTACCATAATCCTCTCACTTTTTACACTTTCGGTGAAAGCCCAAAATAAAATGAGTGTTGTGGATTTAAAGTGCGAAATGCTGACCAATCCGGAAGGAATTGACGTTTTACAGCCAAGATTGAGCTGGAAAATAAAAGCAAACGTAAATGATGTCAAACAAACCCATTATCAAATTTTAGCTGCTTCAACTTTAGAAAAGCTAAACGCAGAAAACGGTGATTTATGGGATAGTGGAAAAGTACAAAGCGATGAATCTGTAAACGTAATTTACAACGGAAAAAAGCTAAAAGACAGACAAGATGTTTACTGGAAAGTAATTATTTCTACCAATAAAGGCGAAGTAAAATCAGCAGAAACGGCACATTTCAGCATCGGAATTTTGACTTACGCCGACTGGAAATCGACGCGTTGGATTGGGTATGAAAAAACTTCTCCGGGCGATAGTATTTCGCAGTATTCTCGATTATCAGCCAGATATTTAAGAAAAGAAATTGACTTAAAAAAGAAAGTCAAAAATGCCAAAGTTTATATCATGGGAATGGGCTTGTATGAGCTGTACATTAACGGAAATAAAATTGGCGATCAGGTTTTGGCTCCCGTTCCTACGGATTATACGAAGAATGTGAAATACAATGTTTTTGATGTGACTTCGCAACTAAAAGAAGGCAAAAATGCATTGGGAACGATTTTAGGAAACGGACGTTTTTTTACGATGCGTCAGGATTATAAACCTTATAAAATCAAAACTTTTGGATATCCGAAAATGGCTTTGCAGTTGTTTGTAGAATATACGGATGGAAGCAAAGACGTTATTCGCACAGACGATACCTGGAAAATAACAACTGACGGACCAATCTTGTCGAACAACGAATACGACGGAGAAGAATACGATGCACGTAAAGAAATGAAAGGCTGGAATACCATTAATTTTAATGATAAAAAATGGCTTTCGGCAGAATATGTTCAGGAACCAGGCGGATTCTATGAAGGGCAGATGTCGGCGAATATGAAAATTAAACGCGAAGTAAAGCCTATTTCAATCAAACAGACACCAAAAGGAACTTATATCTTAGATATGGGACAGAACATGGTAGGCTGGTTGCAATTGAAAGTGAAAGGAAATGCGGGCGACAAAATCACGATGAAGTTTGCAGAATCTTTACAGCCGGATGGTTCGTTATATATTGCCAATCTTCGCGATGCTAAAACGACGGATATTTATACTTTAAAAGGCGAAGGAGAAGAAGTTTGGGAACCTCGTTTTATTTTTCACGGATTTCGATTTGTTGAAATTTCGGGCTTTAAAACCAAACCGACTTTAGAAAATTTTGTTGGAAAAGTCGTTTATGATGATATCGCTACAACAGGAACTTTCGATTCTTCAAACCCGATAATGAATCAGATTTTTAAGAATGCGTGGTGGGGGATCAGCGGAAATTATAAAGGAATGCCAATCGATTGTCCGCAACGAAACGAGCGTCAGCCGTGGTTGGGAGACAGAACAACAGGGGCTTACGGTGAAAGTTTCTTATTTGATAACCAAACATTATATGCAAAATGGCTCGACGATATTAAAAACGCACAAACTATTGACGGCGGAATTCCGGATGTTGCACCTGCATTCTGGCGTTATTACGGTGATAATGTAACTTGGCCGGGAACCTATATTACGGTTGCTGATATGCTGTATCAGCAGTTTGGAGACAAAAAAGTAATCGAAAAACAATATCCGTCTATGAAAAAATGGATGGATTATATGGAAGAAAATTATTTGGTAGATGATATCATGACCAAAGATAAATATGGAGATTGGTGCGTTCCTCCGGAATCTTTGGAGTTAATTCGTTCTAAAGATCCTGCTCGTTTAACAGATGGAGAATTGATCTCAAGTGCCTTTTTCTATCAGCTTTTAAATACAATGAAAAAGTTTGCTGTAATTGCTAATGCTGAAAAAGACATTGCACATTACGAAGATCTGGCTTCAAGAATTAAAAAAGCATTTAATGCGAAATATTTTAATACATCAAAAAATAATTACGCCAACAATACTGTAACAGCCAATCTTTTGCCGTTGACTTTCGGAATGGTTCCAGAAGAATTACAGCAAAAAGTATTTGAAAATCTGGTGCACGAGGTTGAAGTAACTAAAAACGGTCATGTAAGTACAGGAGTTATCGGAACGCAGTTTTTAATGCGAACATTAACTAACTTTGGGCGAGGTGATTTGGCTTTCAAATTAGCGTCTAACAAAACCTATCCAAGCTGGGGTTATATGGTTGAAAACGGTGCAACAACCATTTGGGAACTTTGGAACGGCAACACTGCAGATCCTGCTATGAATTCGCAAAATCACGTAATGCTTTTGGGCGATTTATTGATTTGGTATTACGAAAATATGGCGGGAATCAAAAGTAATCCTGAAACTCCGGGTTTCAAACAAATTATTATGAAACCAGATTTTAATGCGGGATTGACTTATGTAAATGCTTCTTACGAATCGATTTACGGTTTAATTAAAAGTAACTGGAAAAAAGATAAAAAAGCTTTGGTTTGGAACGTTACCATTCCCGAAAATACTTCGGCTGTTTTGTATCTTCCAACAACAGATATTTCGGCTGTTTTCATCAATAAACAGAAGCTGGATAAGACTTCTCATGCTTTTTCAATAGAAAAAAATCAAATAATTGTCACACTTTCGTCAGGAAATTTTGCGATAAACGTTAAATAA
- a CDS encoding malectin domain-containing carbohydrate-binding protein has product MKRIVFFIFCFFSSLCFVWSQSKDSGKFRKEITLNSSWETIILENLPVKEERFVDHPKTDSNWQQVSVPHNWDQYYGFRRTKHGNLHGTAWYKRSLKLDKKDLSKKLFLYFEGVSSYATVWVNGKKVGEHKGGRTTFTLDITKAVSFDKENQILVKAAHPSFIADLPWVCGGCSGEWGFSEGSQPMGIFRPVTLVVTNDVRIEPFGVHIWNDKSVSKRKAILHTTTEIKNYGPSNRNLTIENILFDASGKKTVITKSDVKYVSGETKEITQTLPEIINPKLWSPSNPYLYKLVTSIYENGKIIDQLTTPYGIRWVSWPVSRDGKDNRFFINGEPLFINGTCEYEHLIGNSHSFSDEMIHSRIEQIKAGGFNAFREAHQPHNLLYQKELDENGILFWSQFSAHIWYDTPEFKENFKTLLREWIKERRNSPSVVMWGLQNESTIPKEFAEECTQIIREMDPLSASQRIVTTCNGGEGTDWNVVQNWSGTYGGDPLKYHLEMSTQLLNGEYGAWRSADLHTEGEFDQKGTLSENRFSQLMEIKVLEAESVKDKIAGQFNWLFASHENPGRVQNGEGFRDIDKVGPVNYKGLFTIWGEPLDAFYMYRANYVSNKTNPMMYIVSHTWPSRWDKPGIKNGIDIYSNCDEVELFNDVNKSSLGKLKNPGIGQHFQFNNVNIQYNVLYAVGYVNGKAVAKDYVVLNTLPKAPNLADLTPEKTDLLKDKKGYNYIYRVNCGGSEFTDSSGNTWFTDTHKSGKYTWGSSSWTDNFEKLPDFFASQRTTFDPINGTKDSELFQSFRYGVDKLRYEFPVPDGEYLVELYFTEPWYGTGGGMDCKGWRLFDVAINENVVLKDFDIWAEAGHDQALKKTFVVKSKDGKIVISFPNVKAGQAIISAIAIGTKDRKLRPADASPKNIENLVLDSYDKNNRIASWMDINSKQFSDSDIVFTELPSELFGADYVQFSVSSKNKGSFTAKEDSNIYVLVDSKIKESASFSDYKKIEENAKNSNVASFTIFNKKVKKGEKVLFDNAESISTIAVVPVYDMGEKDDSRPVVIIEAENAKSTGTGIEKGNFKKADYIEFTKKTANSIQFEVKPGVAGIYLMRFKFMNRNETPLKVKFKMEDAYGILMRNDTIEFFTAPEKWKILNTTSGGYINAGTYKITLEGDDLKGLMLDNFEFQ; this is encoded by the coding sequence ATGAAAAGAATAGTTTTTTTTATTTTTTGTTTTTTTTCAAGTCTTTGCTTTGTTTGGAGTCAGAGCAAAGATTCAGGTAAATTTCGTAAAGAAATTACGCTGAATTCGTCTTGGGAAACCATAATCTTGGAAAATCTTCCTGTGAAGGAAGAGAGGTTTGTAGACCATCCAAAAACTGATTCCAATTGGCAGCAGGTTAGTGTGCCTCACAATTGGGATCAGTATTATGGTTTTAGAAGAACAAAGCATGGAAATTTACATGGTACAGCTTGGTACAAAAGATCTTTAAAACTGGATAAAAAAGACCTTTCTAAAAAGCTTTTTCTATATTTTGAAGGCGTCAGTTCGTATGCGACCGTTTGGGTAAACGGCAAAAAAGTCGGCGAACACAAAGGCGGCAGAACCACTTTTACATTAGACATAACAAAAGCCGTTTCTTTCGATAAAGAAAACCAGATTTTAGTTAAAGCAGCGCATCCATCTTTTATTGCCGATCTTCCTTGGGTTTGTGGAGGATGTTCGGGAGAATGGGGATTCTCTGAAGGTTCTCAGCCAATGGGAATTTTTAGACCTGTTACGTTAGTTGTTACAAACGACGTCAGAATAGAACCTTTTGGTGTTCATATTTGGAATGACAAATCGGTTTCTAAACGAAAAGCCATTCTTCATACGACGACAGAAATCAAGAATTACGGTCCTTCAAACCGAAATTTAACAATTGAAAACATCCTTTTTGATGCTTCAGGAAAGAAAACTGTTATTACAAAAAGTGATGTCAAATACGTTTCAGGAGAAACAAAAGAAATAACACAAACACTTCCAGAGATTATAAATCCGAAATTATGGTCGCCGTCGAATCCGTATTTGTACAAATTGGTGACTTCTATTTATGAAAACGGAAAAATAATTGATCAGTTAACAACGCCTTACGGAATCCGCTGGGTAAGCTGGCCGGTCAGCCGTGACGGAAAAGACAATCGTTTTTTTATCAATGGCGAACCTTTATTTATCAACGGAACTTGCGAATACGAACATTTAATTGGAAACAGTCATTCGTTTTCAGACGAAATGATTCATTCCAGAATCGAACAGATCAAAGCGGGCGGATTTAACGCTTTTAGAGAAGCGCATCAGCCTCATAATTTATTGTACCAAAAAGAATTAGACGAAAACGGAATTTTATTTTGGAGTCAGTTTTCGGCACATATTTGGTACGACACGCCTGAATTTAAAGAGAATTTTAAAACCTTGTTACGCGAATGGATTAAAGAACGCAGAAACAGTCCGTCGGTGGTGATGTGGGGCTTGCAGAACGAAAGTACTATTCCAAAAGAATTTGCAGAAGAATGCACACAAATTATTCGTGAAATGGATCCGTTATCCGCTTCTCAACGAATCGTGACGACTTGTAACGGAGGAGAAGGAACAGACTGGAATGTCGTTCAAAACTGGTCAGGAACGTATGGCGGAGATCCCTTAAAATATCATTTGGAAATGAGCACGCAGTTATTAAACGGCGAATATGGCGCGTGGCGTTCAGCTGATTTACATACCGAAGGCGAGTTTGACCAAAAAGGAACTTTGAGCGAAAACCGTTTTTCTCAATTAATGGAAATTAAAGTCCTCGAAGCCGAATCGGTTAAAGATAAAATTGCGGGGCAGTTCAACTGGCTTTTTGCTTCACATGAAAATCCAGGGAGAGTACAAAACGGAGAAGGATTTCGAGATATTGACAAAGTAGGGCCTGTTAATTATAAAGGACTTTTCACGATTTGGGGTGAACCTTTAGATGCGTTTTATATGTACAGAGCCAATTACGTTTCGAACAAAACCAATCCGATGATGTATATCGTTTCCCACACTTGGCCAAGCCGTTGGGATAAACCTGGTATCAAAAACGGAATCGATATTTATTCAAATTGTGATGAAGTTGAATTGTTTAATGACGTGAATAAGTCTTCTTTAGGGAAATTAAAAAATCCTGGAATCGGACAGCATTTTCAGTTTAACAATGTCAATATTCAATACAATGTTTTATACGCAGTTGGATATGTAAACGGAAAAGCGGTTGCTAAAGATTATGTCGTTTTGAATACACTGCCGAAAGCGCCAAATTTAGCCGATTTAACTCCTGAAAAAACAGATTTATTAAAAGATAAAAAAGGCTATAATTACATCTACAGAGTAAATTGCGGTGGATCTGAATTTACAGATAGTTCAGGAAATACTTGGTTTACAGATACGCACAAAAGCGGAAAATATACATGGGGTTCGTCATCATGGACAGATAATTTTGAAAAACTTCCGGATTTCTTTGCGAGTCAGAGAACGACTTTTGACCCAATAAATGGTACAAAAGATTCCGAATTATTCCAGAGTTTTAGATATGGCGTTGACAAATTGCGTTACGAGTTTCCTGTTCCCGACGGAGAATATTTAGTAGAATTATATTTCACAGAACCGTGGTACGGAACTGGAGGTGGAATGGACTGCAAAGGCTGGCGTTTGTTTGATGTTGCCATCAACGAAAATGTCGTTTTAAAAGATTTTGATATTTGGGCAGAAGCGGGACACGATCAAGCTTTGAAGAAAACTTTTGTCGTAAAAAGTAAAGACGGAAAAATTGTGATTTCCTTTCCGAATGTAAAAGCAGGGCAGGCCATTATTTCGGCAATTGCTATCGGAACTAAAGATCGAAAACTGAGACCTGCAGATGCTTCGCCAAAAAATATTGAGAATTTGGTTCTGGATTCTTATGATAAAAACAACAGAATAGCTTCGTGGATGGATATCAATTCAAAACAATTTTCAGATTCTGATATTGTTTTTACCGAATTGCCTTCTGAATTATTTGGTGCAGATTATGTGCAGTTTTCAGTTTCATCTAAAAATAAAGGGTCGTTTACTGCCAAAGAAGATTCGAATATTTATGTTTTAGTTGATAGTAAAATCAAAGAATCGGCTTCGTTTTCTGATTATAAAAAAATAGAGGAAAACGCAAAAAACAGCAATGTAGCTTCGTTTACGATCTTCAATAAGAAAGTAAAAAAAGGAGAAAAAGTTCTTTTTGATAACGCTGAATCGATAAGCACAATTGCAGTTGTTCCAGTTTATGATATGGGCGAAAAAGACGATTCAAGACCTGTTGTAATCATCGAAGCTGAAAATGCCAAATCCACAGGGACAGGAATCGAAAAAGGAAATTTCAAAAAAGCCGATTATATTGAGTTTACCAAAAAAACAGCAAACAGCATTCAGTTTGAAGTAAAACCTGGCGTTGCGGGAATTTATTTAATGCGTTTTAAATTCATGAACAGAAATGAAACGCCTTTAAAAGTCAAATTTAAAATGGAAGATGCATACGGAATTTTAATGCGAAATGACACCATTGAATTTTTTACAGCACCAGAAAAATGGAAGATTTTAAATACAACTTCCGGTGGTTATATTAATGCGGGAACGTATAAAATTACTTTGGAAGGCGATGATTTGAAGGGATTAATGTTGGACAATTTCGAATTTCAATAG